CAGCATGCCCTGGCGGACTATGATGCGCTGCTCCGGGAGGTTCGCCATGGCTAACGCTGCCGCACTCCCCCTGCTGTTGCGCCAACTCCGGCTTCCCACCATGGCGGGCTGCTGCTTGGAGGTTACCGAGCGCGCGCTCAAGCAAGGCTGGAGCATCCCCCAGACGCTGGCAGCTTTGTGTGAGTACGAACTCGCCGAGCGCGAACGCCGACGGCTGGAGCGCCATCTCAAGGAGGCGCGGTTGCCGGTCGGAAAGACGCTAGAGTCCTTCGAGTTCGACGCCATCGCCGGCGCCGACCGCCATCAGCTCAGCGCCCTGGCCTGCGAGGTCGGCTGGATCGAGCAGGCCCGCAACTTGCTGCTCTTCGGCCCCTCCGGCGTAGGCAAAAGCCACCTGGCCGCCGCCATCGGCCAGGCCCTCATCGAACAGGGGCAACGGGTGCGCTACTACGCCGCTTCCACACTGGTCCAGGAGCTTCAGGTCGCCAAGCAGGCGCTGCGGCTTGCCGACGCCTTAAGCAAACTCGACAA
Above is a genomic segment from Natronocella acetinitrilica containing:
- the istB gene encoding IS21-like element helper ATPase IstB, with the translated sequence MANAAALPLLLRQLRLPTMAGCCLEVTERALKQGWSIPQTLAALCEYELAERERRRLERHLKEARLPVGKTLESFEFDAIAGADRHQLSALACEVGWIEQARNLLLFGPSGVGKSHLAAAIGQALIEQGQRVRYYAASTLVQELQVAKQALRLADALSKLDKYGLLVIDDIGYVKRTESETSVLFELIAHRYEAGSLLITSNQPFSAWDSVFPDDMMAVAAIDRLIHHAFVVELTGESYRKRAHTRQRKEQKSTLES